One window from the genome of Cryptomeria japonica chromosome 6, Sugi_1.0, whole genome shotgun sequence encodes:
- the LOC131077909 gene encoding probable galacturonosyltransferase 13 isoform X1, whose protein sequence is MQVHISPSMGQITISATNGFLDFTKVKGAARHISYRSIFYTVLILAFLLPFVFILTALVTLEGVNNCSSLDCIGRRLGPRLLGRVDVSPRMGREIYQLLLQASNEALPEGLTIPESFPDLITDMKTNPYDAKTFALKMKAMVQQMEQKARSAKLQEYLYRHFASSGIPKGMHCLSLRLADEYSSNAHARRQLPSPELVPRLTDNSYNHFVVATDNVLSASVVVSSVVKNCAKPEKIVFHVITDRKTYAAMHAWFALHPLPPATVEVKGVHQFDWLTKDNVPVLEAMETHFEIRRYYHGDHAIGANLNDSPNVLAAKLQARSPKYISIMNHLRIYLPELFPNLRKVIFLDDDVVVQRDLSPLWDIDLAGKVNGAVETCRIADPWVRSKTFKTYLNFSHPLIAKNFNPDQCAWAYGMNIFDLQTWRRTNIREVYHHWLKKNLNSKLSLWRLGTLPPALIAFNGYVHPIDPSWHVLGLGYQSRINQDTLRKAAVIHYNGQAKPWLEIAFPELRLFWTKYVDYNDEFIRNCNIMES, encoded by the exons ATGCAGGTCCACATATCTCCTAGCATGGGGCAAATCACCATCTCGGCTACAAATGGCTTCCTGGACTTTACAAAGGTTAAGGGTGCTGCACGCCATATTTCCTATAGAAGCATTTTCTATACTGTATTGATTCTAGCCTTCCTTTTACCTTTCGTCTTTATTTTAACAGCATTAGTTACACTGGAGGGGGTCAACAACTGTTCCTCCCTAG ATTGCATTGGCAGAAGATTAGGTCCGAGGCTTTTGGGGAGAGTAGATGTTTCTCCT AGAATGGGAAGAGAAATATACCAACTTCTCTTACAGGCAAGCAATGAAGCACTTCCAGAAGGATTAACAATCCCAGAATCATTCCCTGATCTCATTACTGATATGAAGACGAATCCATATGATGCTAAGACATTTGCTTTGAAGATGAAAGCAATG GTACAGCAGATGGAACAGAAGGCCCGGTCAGCAAAACTGCAAGAATATTTGTACAGACattttgcatcaagtggtattccAAAAGGCATGCATTGCCTCTCTCTAAGGCTGGCCGATGAGTATTCCTCCAATGCACATGCCCGGAGGCAGCTTCCCTCTCCTGAATTAGTTCCTCGGCTTACGGACAACTCATATAATCACTTTGTTGTGGCGACTGACAATGTTCTTTCAGCATCTGTGGTAGTCTCATCAGTTGTGAAGAATTGTGCAAAGCCTGAAAAGATAGTATTTCATGTTATTACAGATAGGAAGACTTATGCAGCCATGCATGCGTGGTTTGCTTTGCATCCTCTCCCTCCTGCAACTGTGGAGGTAAAAGGTGTGCACCAATTTGACTGGCTGACAAAAGACAATGTCCCTGTATTGGAAGCCATGGAAACTCATTTTGAAATAAGAAGATACTACCATGGTGACCATGCAATTGGAGCGAATCTTAATGATTCCCCAAATGTTCTAGCTGCAAAACTGCAAGCACGAAGCCCAAAATATATATCAATAATGAACCATCTTCGAATATATCTTCCAGAG CTTTTCCCAAATCTTCGGAAGGTCATTTTTCTGGATGATGATGTGGTAGTTCAGCGTGATTTGTCTCCACTGTGGGATATTGATCTTGCAGGCAAGGTCAATGGTGCAGTAGAAACATGTAGAATTGCTGACCCGTGGGTTAGGTCGAAGACTTTCAAAACATATCTTAATTTCTCTCATCCTCTTATAGCAAAGAATTTTAACCCAGACCAATGTGCATGGGCATATGGTATGAACATTTTTGACTTGCAAACCTGGAGGAGAACAAACATCAGAGAAGTTTATCATCATTGGCTGAAAAAG AATTTGAATTCAAAATTGTCACTCTGGCGTTTGGGCACTTTACCGCCTGCATTAATTGCATTTAATGGCTATGTCCATCCCATTGATCCTTCTTGGCATGTTCTAGGATTGGGGTATCAATCCAGAATCAATCAAGATACTCTGCGAAAAGCTGCTGTTATTCACTACAATGGGCAGGCAAAACCATGGCTAGAGATTGCATTTCCGGAGTTAAGACTCTTCTGGACTAAATATGTAGATTACAATGATGAATTCATTAGAAATTGTAATATTATGGAGTCGTAG
- the LOC131077909 gene encoding probable galacturonosyltransferase 13 isoform X2, which yields MGREIYQLLLQASNEALPEGLTIPESFPDLITDMKTNPYDAKTFALKMKAMVQQMEQKARSAKLQEYLYRHFASSGIPKGMHCLSLRLADEYSSNAHARRQLPSPELVPRLTDNSYNHFVVATDNVLSASVVVSSVVKNCAKPEKIVFHVITDRKTYAAMHAWFALHPLPPATVEVKGVHQFDWLTKDNVPVLEAMETHFEIRRYYHGDHAIGANLNDSPNVLAAKLQARSPKYISIMNHLRIYLPELFPNLRKVIFLDDDVVVQRDLSPLWDIDLAGKVNGAVETCRIADPWVRSKTFKTYLNFSHPLIAKNFNPDQCAWAYGMNIFDLQTWRRTNIREVYHHWLKKNLNSKLSLWRLGTLPPALIAFNGYVHPIDPSWHVLGLGYQSRINQDTLRKAAVIHYNGQAKPWLEIAFPELRLFWTKYVDYNDEFIRNCNIMES from the exons ATGGGAAGAGAAATATACCAACTTCTCTTACAGGCAAGCAATGAAGCACTTCCAGAAGGATTAACAATCCCAGAATCATTCCCTGATCTCATTACTGATATGAAGACGAATCCATATGATGCTAAGACATTTGCTTTGAAGATGAAAGCAATG GTACAGCAGATGGAACAGAAGGCCCGGTCAGCAAAACTGCAAGAATATTTGTACAGACattttgcatcaagtggtattccAAAAGGCATGCATTGCCTCTCTCTAAGGCTGGCCGATGAGTATTCCTCCAATGCACATGCCCGGAGGCAGCTTCCCTCTCCTGAATTAGTTCCTCGGCTTACGGACAACTCATATAATCACTTTGTTGTGGCGACTGACAATGTTCTTTCAGCATCTGTGGTAGTCTCATCAGTTGTGAAGAATTGTGCAAAGCCTGAAAAGATAGTATTTCATGTTATTACAGATAGGAAGACTTATGCAGCCATGCATGCGTGGTTTGCTTTGCATCCTCTCCCTCCTGCAACTGTGGAGGTAAAAGGTGTGCACCAATTTGACTGGCTGACAAAAGACAATGTCCCTGTATTGGAAGCCATGGAAACTCATTTTGAAATAAGAAGATACTACCATGGTGACCATGCAATTGGAGCGAATCTTAATGATTCCCCAAATGTTCTAGCTGCAAAACTGCAAGCACGAAGCCCAAAATATATATCAATAATGAACCATCTTCGAATATATCTTCCAGAG CTTTTCCCAAATCTTCGGAAGGTCATTTTTCTGGATGATGATGTGGTAGTTCAGCGTGATTTGTCTCCACTGTGGGATATTGATCTTGCAGGCAAGGTCAATGGTGCAGTAGAAACATGTAGAATTGCTGACCCGTGGGTTAGGTCGAAGACTTTCAAAACATATCTTAATTTCTCTCATCCTCTTATAGCAAAGAATTTTAACCCAGACCAATGTGCATGGGCATATGGTATGAACATTTTTGACTTGCAAACCTGGAGGAGAACAAACATCAGAGAAGTTTATCATCATTGGCTGAAAAAG AATTTGAATTCAAAATTGTCACTCTGGCGTTTGGGCACTTTACCGCCTGCATTAATTGCATTTAATGGCTATGTCCATCCCATTGATCCTTCTTGGCATGTTCTAGGATTGGGGTATCAATCCAGAATCAATCAAGATACTCTGCGAAAAGCTGCTGTTATTCACTACAATGGGCAGGCAAAACCATGGCTAGAGATTGCATTTCCGGAGTTAAGACTCTTCTGGACTAAATATGTAGATTACAATGATGAATTCATTAGAAATTGTAATATTATGGAGTCGTAG